Proteins encoded together in one Neisseria lactamica window:
- a CDS encoding anti-CBASS protein Acb1 family protein, with translation MSAILGGSDDGDTSIILRAELYNRLRDNRGLMLLSKDEEEFFQFNTPLSGLDALLAQSQEQMAAPSHTPLVKLLGITPSGLNASTEGEIAVYYDHIRAMQENLLRDPLDKLLKLVQLHLFGKVDDNITFDFVPLRQMSETELSTIRKSDTDRDVAYIQAGVVSAEEVRGRLAGEPGSGYNGIDVEDVPEMPDDGFSDGMNDGAEEDVGGQAAPKPEPAQDAEWDESKHPRAENGRFGGGSGEKQTKKPSKGETDLGSLFQTAISNSGGNAVYSDFAVIDGKTAGIVKAETGIDISGWRHSIGEADIRHILKKHGNEKTENSRGQRAVTRQDIEKLPEILSDFDNMQYSGTNEFGNETFLVKKRIDDEIYCAQEVWTGRKKMVVKSMWVKKAKKKP, from the coding sequence ATGAGCGCGATACTGGGCGGCAGCGACGACGGCGACACCAGCATCATTCTGCGTGCCGAACTGTACAACCGTTTGCGCGACAACCGCGGCCTGATGCTGTTGAGCAAAGACGAAGAAGAGTTTTTCCAGTTCAACACCCCGCTGTCCGGCTTGGACGCGCTGCTTGCCCAATCCCAAGAGCAAATGGCCGCGCCCAGCCATACGCCGCTGGTGAAGCTGCTCGGCATCACGCCCAGCGGCCTGAATGCCAGCACGGAGGGCGAGATTGCCGTTTACTACGACCACATCCGCGCCATGCAGGAAAACCTGCTGCGCGACCCGCTGGACAAGCTGCTCAAACTGGTGCAACTGCACCTGTTCGGCAAAGTGGACGACAACATCACGTTCGACTTTGTGCCCTTGCGGCAGATGAGCGAAACCGAGCTTTCCACCATCCGCAAATCCGACACCGACCGCGATGTTGCCTACATTCAGGCGGGCGTGGTATCGGCGGAGGAAGTACGCGGACGGCTGGCGGGCGAACCGGGCAGCGGCTACAACGGCATCGACGTGGAAGACGTGCCCGAAATGCCCGATGACGGCTTTTCAGACGGCATGAATGACGGCGCGGAGGAAGATGTCGGAGGACAAGCCGCCCCAAAGCCTGAACCTGCCCAAGATGCCGAATGGGATGAATCCAAGCATCCGCGTGCGGAGAACGGGCGGTTTGGTGGAGGGAGCGGGGAAAAGCAGACCAAAAAACCGTCAAAGGGGGAAACAGACTTGGGCAGTCTGTTCCAAACGGCAATATCCAACAGCGGCGGCAATGCCGTTTATTCGGATTTTGCCGTTATCGATGGGAAAACAGCAGGGATTGTCAAAGCTGAAACAGGTATCGATATTTCAGGTTGGAGACACAGTATCGGTGAAGCTGACATACGTCATATCCTGAAAAAACATGGCAACGAAAAAACGGAAAACAGCCGTGGGCAGCGTGCCGTTACTCGACAGGATATAGAAAAGCTGCCTGAAATATTGAGCGATTTTGACAATATGCAGTACAGTGGGACAAATGAATTTGGAAACGAAACGTTTCTAGTCAAAAAACGGATAGATGATGAAATTTACTGCGCCCAAGAAGTTTGGACAGGCAGGAAAAAGATGGTTGTGAAGAGTATGTGGGTTAAGAAGGCGAAGAAAAAGCCATGA
- a CDS encoding phage head morphogenesis protein, whose amino-acid sequence MKLSAPSDKDIVLKPIRPNLGVEAAYRKSLKKLLREMRTDVQGLLERHYPKGIAQDGLSDGLQAALSALLRYWLARLDKLAPQIAEIFANQSANHTERAFQTALREAGFTVRFRTAARQQTALQAVLGGNVSLIRSIGQQYLNRVEESVWRSVNAGYDMAQLTRELRKDYGISERRAAFIARDQTNKAKAAIEKARRQELGITEAIWMHSHAGKEPRPSHVAANGKRFDVDKGMYLDGKWVQPGEEINCRCTSRSVIKGFNS is encoded by the coding sequence ATGAAGTTATCCGCTCCGTCCGATAAAGACATCGTCTTAAAGCCGATACGGCCCAACCTCGGCGTGGAAGCCGCCTACCGCAAAAGCCTGAAAAAGCTGCTGCGTGAAATGCGTACCGACGTGCAGGGCCTGCTTGAACGGCACTATCCGAAAGGCATCGCCCAAGACGGCTTGTCCGACGGCTTGCAGGCTGCTTTGTCCGCCCTGTTGCGTTATTGGCTGGCACGGTTGGACAAGCTTGCCCCGCAAATTGCCGAGATATTCGCCAATCAAAGCGCGAACCATACAGAGAGGGCCTTTCAGACGGCATTGCGGGAGGCGGGCTTTACCGTCCGTTTCCGTACCGCAGCGCGGCAGCAAACCGCCCTGCAGGCCGTATTGGGCGGCAACGTCTCGCTGATACGCTCCATCGGACAACAATACTTGAACCGCGTGGAAGAAAGCGTATGGCGCAGCGTGAATGCAGGTTACGATATGGCGCAACTGACCCGCGAACTGCGCAAGGATTACGGCATCAGCGAACGCCGCGCCGCCTTTATCGCGCGAGACCAGACCAATAAGGCAAAAGCCGCCATCGAAAAGGCGCGGCGGCAGGAATTGGGCATTACCGAAGCCATATGGATGCACTCCCACGCAGGCAAAGAACCGCGCCCGAGCCACGTTGCCGCCAACGGCAAACGGTTTGACGTGGACAAAGGTATGTATCTGGACGGCAAATGGGTACAGCCCGGAGAGGAAATCAACTGCCGCTGTACCAGCCGCAGTGTGATTAAAGGATTCAACTCATGA
- a CDS encoding DUF2213 domain-containing protein: protein MNTQQRAILSKASRLSAMDAEWDESKHPRAENGRFGSGRPSENGRLNLPENPTRGDLRRAAKQWLSENLQGKTVPTSDGKKVTFNRNDSTDHLSFNASRSKLHAQAVTFVADVFQTGRFIGREELAHERKDNFVAFHKYQKQVEIDGYRVLLEAAAGELPNGELEAADEMIAYNQRLAGKEKVGNAPASIETAKDSGQAAGFVSYADNHTPAQNQMQGCEFAAYAYKKIDSKSEKGSQNLHADDAANSIRKLEFGSTAFKVNPTPAADSAQEEKAVNSHSSTDIAADSTRIPDSLFTADINHTPAADSVQLFRILKITDPKGNDVSKTYDETIPEQENKYYTIEAIELNEKSPAAQWVDSTVQADGLDPTSIRSAGDILSLAKTVEQFQHTGRHIKRRSMCCPDLEGLHPSQINSDSTALKGGCPSGRGFSRKGNNMKTRDKNTLAQDRSLRSYDKDGRLHVESSNISKATVNPYYGGEIPNYRQLGLEPKKVYYLLRDPEELEKAAPTFNNLPLLNKHIPVSADEPQKEVIAGTTGSDTVFEDGYLKCSLAVWDAEAIAGIESGEQVELSSAYHYTADMTAGEFEGRHYDGVMRDIVGNHVALVDVGRAGRDVVVSDADPFNKKENTMKLKAGAKARIQAAVQPLLAQDAELSPDELLQVIGSLTNEVQTAQDDGKELPPENVENVGTDEDEPEDGENNTAPAEDEEPEAPEGGAPKPAQDAAISKMAMDAAIQKAVAAERKRAQALAAAQREVAHIVGDVAMDNAADVYKFALEQSGIDVTGVHPSAYRAMVGMLGKPKQPMAQDAAKTAQQFPGLSRIRKA from the coding sequence ATGAATACGCAACAGAGAGCCATTTTGAGCAAAGCCAGCCGATTGTCGGCGATGGATGCCGAATGGGACGAATCCAAACATCCGAGGGCGGAGAACGGGCGGTTCGGCAGCGGCAGGCCGTCTGAAAACGGCAGATTAAACCTGCCTGAAAATCCGACAAGGGGCGATTTGCGCCGCGCAGCCAAGCAATGGCTGTCCGAAAACCTGCAAGGTAAAACAGTCCCGACATCAGACGGCAAAAAAGTAACTTTCAACCGCAACGACAGCACAGACCATCTTAGCTTTAATGCCAGCCGTTCAAAGCTGCACGCACAGGCAGTCACATTTGTTGCCGATGTGTTTCAGACGGGTAGGTTTATCGGCAGGGAAGAGCTTGCACATGAAAGAAAAGATAATTTCGTTGCTTTCCACAAATATCAAAAACAAGTGGAGATTGACGGTTATCGGGTGTTATTGGAAGCCGCAGCGGGAGAGTTGCCCAACGGAGAATTGGAAGCGGCAGATGAGATGATTGCCTATAACCAGCGTTTGGCAGGCAAAGAAAAAGTAGGAAACGCGCCTGCAAGCATTGAAACCGCAAAAGACAGCGGCCAAGCGGCGGGTTTTGTTTCCTACGCAGATAATCATACCCCCGCCCAAAACCAAATGCAAGGCTGCGAATTTGCCGCTTATGCGTATAAGAAGATTGATTCAAAATCGGAAAAAGGCAGTCAAAACCTCCACGCGGACGATGCTGCGAACAGCATCCGGAAACTGGAATTTGGTTCAACTGCCTTCAAGGTCAATCCTACTCCGGCCGCCGATTCGGCGCAAGAAGAAAAAGCAGTAAACAGCCACTCTTCCACGGACATTGCTGCGGACAGCACCCGGATACCAGATTCGCTATTTACTGCCGACATAAATCATACCCCTGCCGCCGATTCTGTACAACTGTTCCGCATCCTCAAAATCACCGACCCGAAAGGCAATGATGTGAGTAAAACCTACGACGAAACCATACCGGAACAGGAAAACAAATACTACACAATAGAAGCGATTGAGCTAAACGAAAAATCCCCTGCGGCTCAATGGGTTGACTCGACTGTTCAAGCCGACGGGCTTGACCCGACTTCAATCCGCTCCGCAGGGGATATATTGAGTTTAGCAAAAACCGTAGAGCAGTTTCAACACACAGGACGACACATAAAGCGTCGCTCTATGTGTTGCCCTGATTTGGAAGGGTTACACCCCTCCCAAATAAATTCTGATTCTACCGCCTTAAAGGGCGGATGTCCAAGTGGGCGGGGTTTCAGCCGAAAAGGAAACAATATGAAAACAAGGGACAAAAACACCCTCGCCCAAGACCGCTCCCTGCGCTCCTACGATAAGGACGGCAGGCTGCACGTTGAAAGCTCCAACATCAGCAAGGCAACGGTAAATCCGTACTACGGCGGCGAAATCCCCAATTACCGACAACTGGGGCTTGAGCCGAAAAAGGTTTACTACCTGCTGCGGGACCCTGAAGAGTTGGAAAAGGCCGCGCCGACCTTCAACAACCTGCCGCTGTTGAACAAGCACATTCCGGTATCGGCGGACGAACCGCAGAAAGAAGTGATTGCCGGCACGACCGGCAGCGATACCGTGTTTGAAGACGGCTACCTGAAATGTTCGCTGGCCGTGTGGGACGCGGAGGCGATTGCCGGCATCGAGAGCGGCGAGCAGGTGGAGCTGTCCAGCGCGTACCACTACACCGCCGACATGACCGCAGGCGAATTTGAAGGCAGGCATTACGACGGCGTGATGCGCGATATTGTCGGAAACCATGTAGCCCTTGTCGATGTGGGTCGGGCGGGGCGTGATGTTGTCGTAAGCGATGCAGACCCATTCAACAAGAAGGAAAACACCATGAAACTGAAAGCAGGCGCGAAAGCGCGTATTCAGGCAGCCGTGCAGCCCCTGTTGGCGCAGGATGCCGAATTGAGTCCCGACGAACTGTTGCAGGTCATCGGCTCGCTCACCAACGAAGTACAGACGGCACAAGACGACGGCAAAGAGTTGCCGCCCGAAAACGTCGAGAATGTCGGCACGGACGAAGACGAACCGGAGGACGGCGAAAACAACACCGCCCCCGCCGAAGACGAAGAGCCGGAAGCACCCGAAGGCGGCGCGCCCAAACCCGCGCAAGATGCCGCCATTTCCAAAATGGCGATGGATGCGGCGATTCAAAAAGCCGTGGCTGCGGAGCGCAAACGCGCACAAGCCTTGGCGGCGGCACAGCGAGAAGTGGCGCACATTGTCGGCGATGTGGCGATGGATAATGCGGCGGACGTGTACAAGTTCGCGCTGGAACAGAGCGGCATTGATGTAACCGGCGTGCATCCTTCCGCCTACCGCGCGATGGTCGGTATGTTGGGCAAACCCAAACAGCCGATGGCGCAAGATGCGGCCAAAACCGCCCAACAGTTCCCCGGTTTGTCACGAATCAGAAAGGCTTAA
- a CDS encoding structural cement protein Gp24, translated as MSFQKAVQPYQAPAVAGDFAAHNPNASMLAGEGALVSGTDGVTVGVFAWADADGKVSNKKTAGARIGFVHREQQASITAYLAEHGNQILPGQIITLAVAGDFWAHFPAGAEIGQNVFAKDADGTLKASADETETDHTLTRFKVASQAAAGELAKITTWE; from the coding sequence ATGTCATTCCAAAAAGCAGTCCAACCTTACCAAGCCCCCGCCGTTGCGGGGGATTTTGCCGCCCACAACCCGAACGCTTCCATGCTGGCGGGCGAAGGCGCGCTCGTCAGCGGCACGGACGGCGTAACCGTCGGCGTGTTTGCCTGGGCGGATGCAGACGGCAAAGTGTCCAACAAAAAAACCGCCGGCGCGCGCATCGGCTTTGTCCACCGCGAACAGCAGGCAAGCATCACTGCCTATCTGGCGGAACACGGCAACCAAATCCTGCCCGGTCAAATCATTACGTTGGCCGTAGCAGGCGATTTTTGGGCGCACTTCCCCGCCGGTGCCGAAATCGGCCAGAACGTGTTTGCCAAAGACGCCGACGGCACATTGAAAGCATCTGCCGACGAAACCGAAACCGACCATACCCTGACCCGCTTCAAAGTGGCTTCCCAAGCCGCAGCGGGCGAACTGGCCAAAATCACCACATGGGAGTAA
- a CDS encoding major capsid family protein, which translates to MNTLQQLERDAGIVFMGGGKKLMNEQVQAALAMDAQPALTTAGNSGIPAWMLTYVDPKLIEVALQPMKAAEIFGEVKKGDWTTETAMFMLVEPTGEVSGYGDYNNNGVSGANVNFPQRQSYHYQVFTRWGEREVARAGEAKIDYVNRVNQASVNALNRFQNKSYLFGIKGLQNYGILNDPSLPAATAADQTWAAATGEQVYESIRKLFQKLLQQTGGLIDMNTPLLLVCSPTASVELTKTNQYNVNVTDQLKKNFPNLRIETVPEYSAASGEMVQLIVEELDGQRTLECGFTEKLRAHNMVLEASSIKQKKSQGTWGAIIYRPFCIASMTVS; encoded by the coding sequence ATGAACACCTTGCAACAACTCGAACGCGATGCCGGCATCGTCTTTATGGGCGGCGGCAAAAAGCTGATGAACGAACAGGTGCAGGCTGCTTTGGCGATGGACGCGCAGCCCGCACTGACTACCGCCGGTAACAGCGGCATTCCCGCATGGATGCTGACCTATGTCGATCCGAAGCTGATTGAAGTCGCCCTGCAGCCGATGAAGGCCGCCGAAATCTTCGGCGAAGTGAAAAAAGGCGACTGGACGACCGAAACCGCCATGTTCATGCTGGTAGAACCGACCGGCGAAGTCTCCGGCTACGGCGACTACAACAACAACGGCGTGAGCGGTGCCAACGTCAATTTCCCGCAACGCCAAAGCTACCACTACCAAGTGTTCACCCGCTGGGGCGAACGCGAAGTGGCACGCGCGGGCGAAGCGAAGATTGACTATGTGAACCGCGTCAATCAGGCAAGCGTGAACGCCTTGAACCGTTTCCAGAACAAATCCTATCTGTTCGGTATCAAAGGCTTGCAGAACTACGGCATCCTCAACGACCCGAGCCTGCCGGCTGCCACCGCCGCCGACCAAACGTGGGCGGCCGCTACCGGCGAGCAGGTGTACGAATCCATCCGCAAGCTGTTCCAAAAACTGTTGCAGCAGACCGGCGGCCTGATTGATATGAACACGCCGCTCTTGCTGGTGTGCAGCCCGACCGCCAGCGTGGAACTGACCAAAACCAACCAATACAACGTCAATGTTACCGACCAACTGAAAAAGAACTTCCCCAACCTGCGTATCGAAACCGTGCCGGAATATTCCGCCGCATCGGGCGAGATGGTGCAGCTGATTGTGGAAGAGTTGGACGGCCAGCGCACCTTGGAATGCGGTTTCACCGAAAAACTGCGCGCGCACAATATGGTTTTGGAAGCCTCCAGCATCAAGCAGAAGAAATCGCAGGGCACATGGGGCGCGATTATCTACCGTCCGTTCTGCATTGCTTCCATGACGGTGAGCTAG
- a CDS encoding DUF4054 domain-containing protein yields the protein MPAVVFDKARFQTAYPEVRAAGAQLEMWFAQAESLLDNTGRSIVKKPEEREMLLFLLVRHFAALAERAAQGGLVGRIASASEGSVSVSADMGAAGGNAAWYLQTPYGATYWQLTAKYRRFRYVQGGCYARRR from the coding sequence ATGCCCGCCGTCGTCTTCGATAAAGCGCGCTTTCAGACGGCCTATCCCGAAGTACGGGCGGCAGGCGCGCAGCTTGAAATGTGGTTCGCGCAAGCCGAAAGCCTGCTGGACAACACCGGCCGCAGCATCGTGAAAAAACCGGAAGAGCGCGAAATGCTGCTGTTCCTGCTGGTGCGCCATTTCGCCGCGCTGGCCGAACGTGCCGCGCAGGGCGGATTGGTGGGGCGCATTGCTTCGGCTTCCGAAGGCAGCGTGTCCGTGAGCGCGGATATGGGCGCGGCGGGCGGCAATGCCGCCTGGTATCTGCAAACGCCTTACGGCGCGACCTACTGGCAGCTTACCGCCAAATACCGCCGCTTCCGCTATGTGCAGGGAGGCTGTTATGCGCGGCGGCGATAG
- a CDS encoding phage neck terminator protein, with amino-acid sequence MAATLDDIYTEVRAMLLGLFSCEVVRGYGNNVPLPKPPFVVMNILNETDAATNEHAYAVADETAAVSRQSEIQMQLDFYGAEAGQMAQKTVLLWRDFYACERLKSCQPLYADPTRFMPLANEEGEYEERWTTTVHLAYAPQAEHPQQFVNAFDLTLTQP; translated from the coding sequence ATGGCGGCAACATTAGACGATATTTACACTGAAGTCCGGGCAATGCTGCTCGGGCTTTTTTCGTGCGAAGTCGTGCGCGGATACGGCAACAATGTTCCGCTGCCCAAGCCGCCGTTCGTGGTGATGAACATCCTGAACGAAACCGATGCCGCCACGAATGAGCACGCTTACGCCGTTGCGGATGAAACCGCCGCCGTTTCGCGCCAATCCGAAATACAGATGCAGCTTGATTTCTACGGCGCAGAGGCGGGGCAGATGGCGCAGAAAACCGTTTTGCTTTGGCGCGATTTCTACGCCTGCGAACGGCTGAAATCCTGCCAACCGCTATATGCCGACCCCACACGCTTTATGCCGCTCGCCAACGAAGAGGGCGAATACGAAGAACGATGGACGACCACCGTCCATCTTGCCTACGCGCCGCAGGCAGAACACCCGCAACAGTTTGTAAACGCTTTTGATTTAACCCTGACCCAACCGTAA
- a CDS encoding DUF3383 domain-containing protein encodes MFQSIPASKIVSVNPAVLSSGGSPLSMNAVFLSKNDNLPTGRHTAFPDASAVGEFFGLASEEFKAAQVYFKGFDNSHIKPGTLYFYPYNVGKEAACLRGASVKSMSLAALKKLSGNLKVNIDGSDKSGDNINLSAATSFSDAADKIGTAINAAVQFDEQLQAFEIVSAIQGKSSEIGFAAGTLAEALNLTEAKGAIISKGSDGDSAETVMEGVIQSTLNFATFTTVFEPETADKLALAKWSNAQNNRFLYAAWGKEAAALQTGNTTCFGAQLKAAAYDGTAPIYGGLDKAAFLCGAIASIDFTETQGRITLAFKNQSGLSVDVDNAADADNLKENGYNYYGAWATANDRFTFLYPGQMPGKWKWIDAYVNQIRLNSQLQLALMTLLTSAKAVPYNAVGIALQRAACQDPINEALNFGSIQPGVPLGEQQRALINNEARADAAAKIESTGYFLLIQNASAQTRGNRQSMPMKLWYTDGGSVHNINLGSINVQ; translated from the coding sequence ATGTTCCAATCTATTCCGGCAAGTAAAATTGTCAGCGTGAATCCCGCCGTACTCAGTTCCGGCGGTTCTCCCCTGTCGATGAACGCCGTCTTTTTGAGTAAAAACGACAACCTGCCCACCGGCCGGCACACCGCCTTTCCCGATGCTTCGGCGGTCGGCGAGTTTTTCGGCTTGGCAAGCGAAGAGTTTAAAGCCGCGCAAGTGTACTTTAAAGGCTTCGACAATTCGCACATCAAACCCGGCACGCTGTATTTCTACCCCTACAACGTCGGCAAAGAAGCCGCCTGTCTGCGCGGCGCAAGCGTGAAAAGTATGAGCCTTGCCGCCCTGAAAAAACTTTCGGGCAATCTGAAAGTGAACATCGACGGCAGCGATAAGAGCGGCGACAACATCAACCTTTCCGCCGCCACCAGCTTTTCCGATGCCGCCGACAAAATCGGCACCGCCATCAATGCCGCCGTGCAGTTTGACGAGCAGTTGCAGGCGTTTGAAATCGTTTCCGCCATCCAAGGCAAGAGTTCCGAAATCGGCTTTGCCGCCGGCACGCTGGCCGAAGCCCTGAACCTGACCGAAGCCAAAGGCGCAATCATTTCCAAAGGCAGCGACGGCGACAGCGCGGAAACCGTGATGGAGGGCGTGATTCAGTCCACCTTGAATTTTGCCACCTTTACCACCGTGTTCGAGCCGGAAACGGCCGACAAGCTGGCTTTGGCAAAATGGAGCAACGCGCAAAACAACCGCTTCCTTTACGCCGCTTGGGGCAAAGAAGCCGCCGCGCTGCAAACCGGCAACACGACCTGCTTTGGCGCGCAACTGAAAGCCGCCGCCTATGACGGCACCGCCCCGATTTACGGCGGGCTGGACAAAGCCGCTTTCCTGTGCGGCGCGATTGCCTCCATCGACTTTACCGAAACGCAAGGGCGCATCACGCTGGCGTTCAAAAACCAATCGGGCTTGAGCGTGGACGTGGACAATGCCGCCGATGCCGACAACCTGAAAGAGAACGGCTACAACTACTACGGCGCGTGGGCAACCGCCAACGACCGCTTTACCTTCCTTTATCCCGGCCAGATGCCCGGCAAATGGAAATGGATTGATGCCTATGTGAACCAAATCCGCCTCAACAGCCAGCTCCAGCTTGCCCTGATGACCCTGCTCACTTCTGCCAAGGCTGTGCCGTACAACGCCGTCGGTATCGCCCTGCAACGCGCCGCCTGCCAAGACCCGATTAACGAGGCCTTGAACTTCGGCAGCATTCAGCCGGGCGTGCCGTTGGGCGAACAGCAACGCGCCCTGATCAACAACGAAGCGCGCGCCGATGCCGCAGCGAAGATTGAAAGCACCGGCTACTTCCTGCTGATTCAGAACGCCTCGGCGCAGACGCGCGGCAACCGCCAATCTATGCCGATGAAGCTGTGGTACACCGACGGCGGCAGCGTGCACAACATCAACCTAGGCTCGATCAACGTCCAGTAA
- a CDS encoding KilA-N domain-containing protein, whose translation MNAIAISNVAIRQTENNLYNLNDLHKASGGEKRHELTNWLKLQQTTELIDELSKPEISGLKENQQVIKVVRGGNKRGTYACKELVYAYATWISAKFFLQVIRTFDAVISGRLKPQAPRKALPSGLTHEQQAEVKALHNILLQSVPFEKQKALAITLWSAVKSKFKVGYKDVPPEQFPEVLSLMARVSVEKGAQYREAEAVNLETVPKLFANQANIPFNLNRNAHYAVTVKGGKIYRHLVSYITSPREDRMIPCLAHQNDF comes from the coding sequence ATGAACGCAATCGCAATCTCTAATGTGGCTATCCGCCAAACCGAAAACAACCTTTACAATTTGAATGATTTGCACAAAGCCAGCGGCGGTGAGAAACGCCATGAACTGACAAACTGGCTGAAATTGCAGCAAACTACTGAATTGATTGATGAATTGTCCAAACCTGAAATTTCAGGTTTGAAAGAAAATCAACAGGTTATCAAGGTGGTTCGTGGCGGCAACAAACGCGGCACTTACGCCTGCAAAGAATTGGTGTATGCCTACGCTACTTGGATTAGTGCAAAATTCTTTTTACAGGTTATCCGAACCTTCGATGCAGTAATTTCAGGTCGTCTGAAACCGCAAGCCCCGCGCAAAGCCCTGCCGTCAGGTTTAACCCACGAACAACAGGCGGAAGTCAAAGCCCTGCACAACATCCTGCTCCAATCCGTGCCGTTCGAGAAGCAGAAGGCTTTGGCGATTACGTTATGGAGCGCGGTCAAATCGAAATTCAAGGTCGGCTACAAAGACGTGCCGCCCGAACAGTTTCCCGAAGTGTTGAGCCTGATGGCGCGGGTGTCCGTAGAAAAAGGGGCGCAATACCGCGAAGCCGAAGCCGTGAATCTGGAAACCGTGCCGAAGCTGTTTGCTAATCAGGCCAATATCCCCTTCAACCTGAACCGCAACGCGCATTACGCCGTTACCGTGAAGGGCGGCAAAATCTACCGCCATCTCGTCAGCTACATCACGTCTCCGCGTGAAGACAGAATGATTCCGTGCTTGGCGCATCAGAATGATTTTTAA
- a CDS encoding phage tail fiber protein, translated as MQTVSDRTLTAANSILLMRVKGFNDNFVQIEGYAADNAFDFGQGKIGETLMGVDGQQSGGFTPYEVDFNIQLAPTSKSRDYFDQFTNDILQRQETRMVEFSVEISAVKKRYTATGFLVEVPGGTTAKKTLESATYSFRIVVKPEEI; from the coding sequence ATGCAAACCGTATCCGACCGCACCCTGACCGCCGCCAACAGCATCCTGCTGATGCGCGTGAAAGGCTTTAACGACAACTTCGTACAGATTGAAGGCTACGCCGCCGACAACGCCTTCGACTTCGGGCAGGGCAAAATCGGCGAAACCCTGATGGGCGTGGACGGACAACAGTCCGGCGGCTTCACGCCCTATGAAGTGGACTTCAACATCCAGCTCGCGCCCACCAGCAAATCGCGCGACTACTTCGACCAATTCACCAACGACATCCTGCAACGGCAGGAAACGCGTATGGTGGAATTTTCGGTTGAGATTTCCGCCGTGAAAAAACGTTACACCGCCACGGGATTTTTAGTGGAAGTCCCGGGCGGCACAACCGCCAAGAAAACGCTGGAATCTGCAACCTACAGCTTCCGCATCGTGGTGAAACCGGAGGAAATCTGA
- a CDS encoding BRO-N domain-containing protein, whose product MNVIQSFNFNTTSPVRAFEKDGLTWFVAADVCKALEIQNPTQALEKLDDDERSMFNIGRSEIHGGGGNVNIINESGLYILILRSRKAMEQGSTAWKFRKWVTSEVLPTIRKTGGYQITPKTTADDRTGLRQAVAALVGRKGIDYSSAYSMIHQRFNVEAIEDIPAEKLPEAVAYVHALTLHTGLTGEVLDREPLPAPQPALPISSNALYDLAVAVRYGAWAIQMGRDVSAPLFASAKRARIAQLSACAADISVIRNTRPLSRPCSIVICLVFNAISDFLRFHHDAEAVGCRFQRFLGGCAARDFH is encoded by the coding sequence ATGAACGTAATTCAATCATTTAATTTCAATACTACTTCTCCCGTTCGTGCCTTTGAAAAAGACGGCTTGACTTGGTTTGTTGCCGCCGATGTATGTAAGGCTTTAGAAATCCAGAACCCAACGCAAGCACTTGAAAAATTAGATGATGACGAGCGGTCTATGTTTAACATAGGGCGGTCTGAAATTCACGGAGGCGGCGGTAACGTGAACATCATCAACGAAAGCGGTTTATATATTTTGATTCTTCGCAGCCGTAAAGCAATGGAACAAGGCTCAACCGCTTGGAAATTCCGCAAATGGGTAACATCTGAAGTCCTGCCCACCATCCGCAAAACAGGCGGCTACCAAATTACCCCCAAAACCACCGCCGACGACCGTACCGGATTGCGCCAAGCCGTTGCCGCGCTTGTCGGACGCAAAGGTATAGACTACTCCTCCGCGTACAGTATGATACACCAACGCTTCAACGTCGAAGCCATCGAAGACATCCCCGCCGAGAAGCTGCCCGAAGCCGTCGCCTACGTCCACGCGCTGACCCTGCACACAGGCTTGACGGGCGAAGTCCTCGACCGCGAACCGCTGCCCGCGCCGCAACCTGCCCTGCCCATAAGCAGCAACGCTCTATACGACCTCGCCGTCGCCGTCAGATACGGCGCGTGGGCCATCCAAATGGGCAGAGACGTTTCCGCGCCGCTGTTTGCCAGTGCCAAAAGGGCGCGCATCGCCCAGTTGTCGGCGTGCGCGGCGGACATTTCGGTGATCAGGAACACGCGGCCTTTATCCCGCCCGTGTTCGATCGTGATTTGTTTGGTTTTCAACGCCATTTCAGATTTCCTCCGGTTTCACCACGATGCGGAAGCTGTAGGTTGCAGATTCCAGCGTTTTCTTGGCGGTTGTGCCGCCCGGGACTTCCACTAA
- a CDS encoding type II toxin-antitoxin system HicA family toxin → MKYSEFKRWLEARGVEFKSQKRGSHYNLRLGDKTSVFPFHGSREMGSDLTNKIKKDLGLK, encoded by the coding sequence ATGAAATACAGTGAGTTCAAACGATGGCTCGAAGCGCGGGGCGTGGAGTTCAAAAGCCAAAAGCGCGGCAGCCATTACAATCTCAGGCTTGGAGACAAAACGTCGGTTTTCCCGTTTCACGGCAGTAGGGAGATGGGTTCCGACCTGACGAACAAAATCAAAAAAGATTTGGGATTGAAATAA